One window of Sinorhizobium fredii NGR234 genomic DNA carries:
- a CDS encoding polysaccharide deacetylase family protein yields MPRKILALSLCLFPTATLADPPAARLPAKEKQLVIVSFDGAHDNALWEKSLSMAKRTGAHFTYFLSCTFLMTKSDARQSYKAPGQKAGRSNVGFAQSRGEIAIRAGHIWQAHLEGHDIGSHACGHFDGKGWSEADWENEFASFRTSLVDAWEKADKPEAEPQGWADFARNGIKGFRAPYLSLSDGLMPALEAFKFTYDASLVTKGPGWPTTADGMPRFGLPLIPEGPSHRRVIGMDYNLFIRHSMGVENRKDSARFEERTLAAYREAFRKEYDGARIPLQLGFHFVEMNGGAYWRALDRFLTETCGKPDVACVSYADALPLIEDARKKADRSAF; encoded by the coding sequence ATGCCACGCAAGATCCTCGCGCTCTCCCTTTGTCTTTTTCCCACGGCGACGCTCGCCGATCCGCCGGCGGCACGCCTGCCCGCCAAGGAAAAGCAGCTCGTCATCGTCTCCTTCGATGGCGCGCACGACAACGCTCTGTGGGAAAAGAGCCTTTCCATGGCGAAGCGCACCGGCGCGCATTTCACCTATTTTCTTTCCTGCACCTTCCTGATGACCAAGTCGGACGCAAGGCAGAGCTACAAGGCGCCGGGCCAGAAGGCCGGCCGCTCGAATGTCGGCTTCGCCCAGAGCCGCGGGGAGATCGCCATTCGTGCCGGCCATATCTGGCAGGCGCATCTCGAGGGCCACGACATCGGCAGCCATGCCTGCGGCCATTTCGACGGTAAGGGCTGGAGCGAGGCGGACTGGGAGAACGAATTCGCTTCCTTCCGCACCTCCCTCGTTGACGCCTGGGAAAAGGCTGACAAGCCGGAGGCCGAACCGCAAGGTTGGGCAGACTTCGCCCGCAACGGCATCAAGGGATTCCGCGCGCCCTACCTTTCCTTGAGCGACGGGCTGATGCCGGCACTCGAAGCCTTCAAGTTCACCTATGATGCGAGCCTCGTCACCAAGGGACCGGGCTGGCCGACGACTGCGGACGGAATGCCGCGCTTCGGCCTGCCGCTCATCCCCGAGGGTCCCTCGCACCGCCGGGTGATTGGCATGGACTACAACCTGTTCATCCGCCACTCGATGGGCGTCGAAAACCGGAAGGACAGCGCCCGCTTCGAGGAACGCACGCTCGCCGCCTACCGTGAGGCATTCCGCAAGGAATATGACGGCGCGCGCATTCCGCTGCAGCTCGGCTTTCACTTCGTCGAGATGAATGGCGGCGCCTATTGGCGGGCGCTCGACCGCTTCCTGACGGAAACCTGCGGCAAGCCGGACGTCGCCTGCGTCAGCTATGCGGACGCCTTGCCGCTGATCGAAGACGCAAGAAAGAAGGCGGATCGCTCCGCCTTCTGA
- a CDS encoding LLM class flavin-dependent oxidoreductase, with product MELGLYTFADIDPNAENKGGEGQRRLRNLIEEIELADQVGLDVFGLGEHHRPDYAASAPAVILAAAAARTKRIRLTSAVTVLSSDDPVRVFQQFATLDLVSNGRAEIMAGRGSFVESFPLFGQSLDDYDQLFAEKLDLLLAIRDSEKVTWSGEMRPPIDGRGVYPRPLQDPLPLWIAVGGTPQSVARAGALGLPMALAIIGGEPRRFAPLFDLYREAARRAGQDVSKLKTSINVHGFIADTTDVAADQFYGPQAEVMNRIGRERGWGPTSRAHFDQARSPTGNLFLGDPETVAQKIVAHQRLFRNDRFLLQMAIGPMPHGEIMRGIELYGTKVAPRVREMLAEASK from the coding sequence ATGGAACTCGGGCTTTACACATTCGCGGATATCGATCCGAACGCCGAAAACAAGGGCGGGGAAGGACAACGGCGCCTTAGGAACCTCATAGAAGAGATCGAACTTGCCGATCAGGTCGGCCTTGATGTCTTCGGGCTCGGCGAGCATCACCGGCCTGATTATGCCGCCTCTGCTCCGGCGGTGATCCTCGCAGCGGCGGCGGCGCGCACAAAGCGCATTCGGCTGACGAGCGCCGTGACGGTGCTGAGCTCCGACGATCCGGTCCGCGTCTTCCAGCAGTTCGCGACGCTCGATCTTGTCTCCAACGGTCGCGCCGAGATCATGGCCGGGCGCGGCTCCTTCGTCGAATCCTTTCCGCTCTTCGGCCAGTCGCTGGACGATTACGATCAGCTTTTTGCCGAGAAGCTGGACCTCCTGCTGGCGATCCGCGACAGCGAGAAGGTCACCTGGTCCGGCGAAATGCGGCCGCCGATCGACGGTCGCGGCGTCTATCCGCGACCGTTGCAGGACCCGCTGCCGCTGTGGATCGCGGTCGGCGGCACGCCGCAGTCGGTGGCGCGCGCCGGCGCGCTCGGCCTGCCGATGGCGCTGGCGATCATCGGTGGAGAGCCGCGGCGGTTCGCGCCGCTCTTCGATCTCTACCGCGAGGCGGCGCGGCGCGCCGGACAGGACGTATCGAAGCTGAAGACAAGCATCAATGTTCACGGCTTCATCGCCGACACGACGGATGTGGCGGCCGATCAGTTTTATGGGCCGCAGGCGGAGGTGATGAACCGCATCGGCCGTGAGCGCGGATGGGGGCCGACGAGCCGCGCTCATTTCGACCAGGCACGCAGCCCGACCGGCAATCTGTTCCTCGGTGACCCGGAGACGGTGGCGCAAAAGATCGTCGCGCACCAAAGGCTCTTCCGCAACGATCGCTTCCTGCTGCAGATGGCGATCGGCCCGATGCCGCACGGTGAGATCATGCGCGGCATCGAGCTTTACGGCACCAAGGTGGCGCCACGGGTCCGCGAGATGCTGGCGGAAGCGAGCAAGTAG
- the sbmA gene encoding peptide antibiotic transporter SbmA — MFQSFFPQPKPFFTSAIIWTIVTIAFWYTVGANLGVSFGAGPMAEGTEPIGATYFVTPDKLYFYLYFLLCGGIFGGAWRFYDREHRWFNWSVWGSIFIIFSTYFGVLVSLAVNNWRRPFFDLLQAALEHKPGVTAGDFYTLLIKFSEIGAVAVFVFVVTRFLISHYVFRWRTAMNEFYMSQWARLRHIEGASQRVQEDTMRFADISEGLGVNLIDAVMTLVAFLPLLLSLSKHVPELPILGAVPYSLFWLALVWSMFGTVLLAVVGVKLPGIAFRNQRVEAAYRKELVYGEDDESRATPPTVAELFDNVRRNYFRMYFHYLYFNMVRSIYNQADSVFVYFFLVPTFVAGTITMGILQQILTAFGQVSSSFQYLVNSWTTIIELLSIHKRLRAFESILYEQPLPEIDQQFIKAGGQEELAL, encoded by the coding sequence TTGTTCCAATCCTTCTTCCCGCAACCTAAGCCCTTCTTTACGTCCGCGATAATCTGGACGATCGTCACAATCGCATTCTGGTACACCGTCGGAGCCAATTTGGGCGTCTCCTTTGGTGCCGGGCCAATGGCGGAAGGGACCGAACCGATCGGCGCGACCTACTTCGTGACGCCGGACAAGTTGTATTTCTATCTCTATTTTCTTTTGTGCGGCGGTATATTTGGCGGAGCCTGGAGATTTTACGACCGCGAGCATCGCTGGTTCAATTGGTCCGTTTGGGGAAGTATTTTTATAATATTTTCCACATACTTCGGCGTTTTGGTCTCGCTGGCCGTCAACAATTGGCGCCGTCCGTTCTTCGATCTTTTGCAGGCGGCGCTGGAGCACAAGCCCGGGGTTACCGCCGGTGACTTTTACACTCTCCTGATAAAGTTCTCGGAAATCGGAGCGGTCGCGGTCTTCGTTTTTGTCGTTACACGCTTCCTGATCAGTCACTACGTGTTCCGTTGGCGGACCGCGATGAACGAATTTTACATGTCGCAGTGGGCCAGGCTTCGGCATATCGAAGGCGCGTCGCAGCGTGTTCAGGAAGACACTATGCGCTTTGCCGATATCTCGGAAGGACTGGGGGTCAATCTCATTGATGCGGTGATGACCCTGGTTGCGTTCTTGCCGCTTCTGCTTTCGCTGTCGAAGCATGTTCCCGAGCTGCCCATCCTGGGTGCAGTCCCGTATTCGCTGTTCTGGCTGGCCCTGGTGTGGTCCATGTTCGGTACCGTCCTGCTGGCGGTCGTCGGCGTCAAGCTTCCGGGTATCGCTTTCAGGAATCAGCGCGTAGAGGCTGCGTATCGCAAGGAATTGGTATACGGCGAAGATGACGAGTCGCGCGCGACGCCTCCCACTGTGGCGGAGCTATTCGACAATGTACGTCGGAATTACTTCCGCATGTACTTCCATTATCTCTATTTCAATATGGTTAGATCGATCTATAACCAGGCTGACAGCGTCTTTGTGTACTTCTTCTTGGTGCCGACGTTCGTTGCCGGAACGATCACGATGGGTATTTTGCAGCAGATCCTGACTGCGTTCGGGCAGGTCAGTAGTTCATTCCAGTACCTCGTCAACTCGTGGACAACGATCATTGAATTGCTGTCCATCCATAAGCGCCTGCGCGCCTTCGAATCCATTCTCTATGAACAGCCGCTGCCGGAAATCGACCAGCAGTTCATCAAGGCCGGCGGCCAGGAAGAACTGGCGCTATAA
- a CDS encoding alpha-glucosidase family protein, whose translation MAIESGSGDDWWRGAVVYQVYPRSFQDTDGDGIGDLRGVTRRLSHIASLGVDAIWLSPFFKSPQADMGYDVSDYCDVDPMFGTLADFDAMMAEAHRLGLKVIIDQVISHTSDRHPWFVESRSSRTNAKADWFVWADPKPDGTAPNNWLSIFGGPAWEWDGVRKQYYMHNFLSSQPDLNFHEPEVQEALLATVRFWLDRGVDGFRLDTVNYYFNDRHLRDNPPLIPDPDATSHDAPEANPYGMQDHHYDKTQPENVAFLQRLRGLLDEYGGRATVGEVGDGARSLKTVAAYTSGGDKLHMCYTFDLLGPEFSARHIRRCVENFQAIVTDGWVCWAFSNHDVMRHVSRFALNEADRERVAKLAVSLLASLRGSICLYQGEELGLPEAELTYEELRDPYGIRFWPAFKGRDGCRTPMVWERDEANAGFSSGPPWLPVRDDHRILAVDVQEGVAGSVLEHYRGTLAFRRGHAALLDGDMAFLATNQDVLAFTRKKGSETLLFVFNLTGEPQAVQLAGDMVVAEVLPMPGFAPAFADNALALAGYDVFCGRLG comes from the coding sequence ATGGCGATTGAATCTGGGTCTGGCGACGATTGGTGGCGCGGCGCGGTGGTCTACCAGGTCTATCCGCGCTCCTTCCAGGATACCGATGGCGACGGCATAGGCGACCTCCGCGGCGTCACCCGGCGTCTGTCGCATATCGCCTCGCTCGGCGTCGACGCCATCTGGCTGTCGCCCTTCTTCAAGTCGCCGCAGGCCGACATGGGTTACGATGTCTCGGATTATTGCGATGTCGACCCGATGTTCGGCACGCTTGCCGATTTCGACGCGATGATGGCGGAAGCGCATCGGCTGGGGCTGAAGGTGATCATCGACCAGGTGATTTCGCACACCTCCGACCGACACCCCTGGTTCGTCGAGAGTCGCTCGAGCCGGACCAATGCCAAGGCGGACTGGTTTGTTTGGGCCGATCCGAAGCCGGACGGCACCGCGCCGAACAACTGGCTGTCGATCTTCGGCGGCCCCGCCTGGGAATGGGACGGCGTGCGCAAGCAATACTACATGCACAATTTCCTGAGCTCGCAGCCCGACCTCAATTTTCATGAACCCGAGGTGCAGGAGGCACTGCTTGCGACGGTGCGCTTCTGGCTGGACCGCGGTGTCGACGGCTTCCGGCTCGATACGGTGAACTATTATTTCAACGATCGGCACTTGCGGGACAATCCGCCGCTGATCCCGGATCCGGATGCGACCAGCCATGATGCACCGGAGGCCAATCCCTATGGGATGCAGGATCACCACTACGACAAGACCCAGCCGGAGAACGTCGCGTTCTTGCAGCGCCTGCGGGGCCTGCTCGACGAATATGGCGGCCGCGCAACGGTCGGCGAGGTCGGCGACGGCGCCCGTTCGCTGAAGACCGTGGCCGCCTATACGAGCGGCGGCGACAAGCTGCATATGTGCTACACCTTCGACCTGCTCGGCCCGGAATTCTCGGCACGCCATATCCGCCGCTGCGTCGAGAACTTCCAGGCGATCGTCACGGATGGCTGGGTCTGCTGGGCCTTCTCCAACCACGATGTCATGCGCCATGTCAGCCGTTTTGCGCTCAACGAGGCCGACCGGGAACGGGTGGCGAAACTCGCAGTCTCGCTGCTTGCCAGCCTGCGCGGCTCGATCTGCCTCTACCAGGGCGAGGAATTGGGCCTGCCGGAGGCGGAACTCACCTATGAGGAGTTGCGCGATCCCTATGGCATCCGTTTCTGGCCGGCCTTCAAGGGCCGTGACGGATGCCGGACGCCGATGGTCTGGGAACGGGACGAGGCAAATGCCGGCTTTTCCTCCGGTCCTCCCTGGCTGCCGGTGCGCGACGACCATCGGATCCTGGCGGTCGATGTGCAGGAGGGCGTGGCGGGGTCGGTGCTCGAACACTATCGCGGGACACTCGCTTTCCGTCGCGGTCATGCGGCCCTCCTCGATGGTGACATGGCGTTCCTTGCGACCAATCAGGACGTGCTGGCCTTCACCCGAAAGAAGGGCAGCGAGACGCTGCTTTTCGTCTTCAACCTGACAGGCGAGCCGCAGGCGGTTCAGCTTGCCGGCGACATGGTTGTCGCCGAAGTGCTGCCGATGCCGGGCTTTGCGCCGGCCTTCGCGGACAATGCGCTCGCGCTCGCTGGCTACGACGTCTTCTGCGGAAGGTTGGGGTGA
- a CDS encoding NnrU family protein, whose translation MAFLVLGIVIFLGMHLVRVVAPDIRAGFIKSRGKGAWMGLYALVSLVGLCLIIYGFGQARGETGMLYDPPVFLRHIALLLMLFAFVFLAAGFLPSGRIAVAVKHPQILSIKIWALAHLLANGETSSVLLFGSFLAWAVILRISLKRRERAGETVLPVFKSAQNDILAIVIGLVAYVLFIWKLHDWLIGVAPIVMG comes from the coding sequence ATGGCTTTTTTGGTCCTCGGTATCGTAATCTTCCTCGGCATGCACCTCGTCCGTGTGGTTGCGCCCGATATTCGCGCCGGCTTCATCAAGAGCCGCGGCAAGGGCGCCTGGATGGGGCTCTATGCGCTCGTCAGCCTCGTCGGCCTCTGTCTTATCATCTACGGATTCGGCCAGGCGCGCGGCGAAACGGGGATGCTCTACGATCCGCCGGTGTTCCTGCGCCACATTGCCCTGCTGCTGATGTTGTTTGCCTTTGTCTTTCTTGCCGCGGGTTTCCTGCCGTCGGGGCGCATCGCCGTCGCGGTCAAGCATCCGCAGATCCTGTCGATCAAGATCTGGGCGCTGGCACATCTGCTTGCGAATGGCGAGACGTCATCGGTGCTGCTTTTCGGGTCCTTTCTCGCCTGGGCGGTGATCTTGCGCATCTCGCTGAAACGACGCGAACGCGCCGGCGAAACCGTGCTGCCGGTGTTCAAATCGGCGCAGAACGACATTCTGGCGATCGTGATCGGTCTCGTCGCCTATGTGCTCTTCATCTGGAAGCTGCATGATTGGCTGATCGGCGTTGCGCCCATCGTGATGGGCTAA
- a CDS encoding tetratricopeptide repeat protein: protein MANQDDSFIREVNEELRSDQMKAIWTRFGGVIIGVAALIVLGTVGKVGYDYWQESSSSQSGDAFLVALDLAKENRSEEALGALTKLEQEGYGSYPVLARLRAATLKAQKGETEAAFAAFSEIGKDNRIPAALRDAARLRAAYLLIDTGTYDQVSAEVEQLAVPQNAMRHSAREALGLAAFKAGDYAKAKGWFQQIADDTESPRGVANRAQMLLDVIAASGKA, encoded by the coding sequence ATGGCAAACCAGGACGACAGTTTTATCCGCGAGGTCAATGAAGAACTCCGCTCGGACCAGATGAAGGCGATCTGGACGCGGTTCGGCGGTGTCATCATCGGGGTTGCGGCACTCATCGTCCTCGGTACGGTCGGCAAGGTCGGCTATGACTACTGGCAGGAGAGTTCCTCGTCGCAGTCGGGCGATGCCTTTCTCGTAGCGCTCGATCTCGCCAAGGAGAACAGATCGGAGGAGGCTCTCGGCGCACTGACGAAGCTGGAGCAGGAGGGTTACGGCTCCTATCCGGTCCTGGCGCGGCTGCGGGCGGCGACGCTTAAGGCCCAGAAGGGCGAAACCGAAGCGGCTTTCGCGGCGTTCTCCGAGATCGGCAAGGACAATCGCATTCCCGCGGCACTTCGCGATGCGGCGAGGCTGCGCGCCGCTTACCTGCTCATCGATACCGGCACCTACGATCAGGTTTCGGCCGAGGTCGAACAACTGGCGGTGCCGCAGAATGCCATGCGCCATTCGGCGCGCGAGGCGCTCGGTCTCGCCGCCTTCAAGGCGGGCGACTACGCCAAGGCGAAGGGCTGGTTCCAGCAGATCGCCGACGATACCGAAAGCCCGCGCGGCGTCGCCAACCGGGCACAGATGCTGCTCGACGTGATTGCGGCGAGCGGCAAGGCTTGA
- the map gene encoding type I methionyl aminopeptidase, with protein MTLNNDEDLERLKEIGRICANALQAMGEALEPGITTAELDAIGRKVLEEAGARSAPELCYKFPGATCISVNEEIAHGIPGSRVIRAGDLVNIDVSAEKDGLFADTGASFPVPPVTTAIDRLCRDGKRAMWVGLKQVRPDQSLAAIGSAIGEFARKNRYSLVTNLASHGIGRSLHEEPAEIATWPDPSERRRMKEGMVFTIEPFLSMGAHWAEGGDDDWTLYSEPRAPTVQYEHTVVVTRAGPLVVTLPG; from the coding sequence ATGACCCTCAACAACGACGAAGATCTTGAGCGGCTGAAGGAAATCGGCCGCATCTGCGCCAATGCGCTCCAGGCGATGGGCGAGGCGCTCGAGCCGGGCATCACCACGGCGGAACTCGACGCGATCGGCCGCAAGGTGCTCGAGGAGGCGGGGGCGCGCTCGGCGCCGGAGCTCTGCTACAAGTTTCCGGGTGCGACCTGCATCAGCGTCAACGAGGAAATCGCCCACGGTATTCCGGGAAGCCGGGTGATCCGCGCCGGCGATCTCGTCAACATCGATGTGTCCGCCGAGAAGGACGGTCTCTTTGCCGATACCGGTGCCTCCTTTCCCGTGCCGCCAGTCACGACCGCGATCGACCGGCTCTGCCGCGACGGCAAGCGGGCCATGTGGGTGGGGCTGAAGCAAGTTCGGCCGGACCAGTCGCTGGCGGCGATCGGCAGCGCCATTGGCGAATTCGCCCGCAAGAACCGCTATTCGCTCGTCACCAACCTGGCGAGCCACGGCATCGGCCGGTCGTTGCATGAGGAGCCGGCCGAGATCGCCACCTGGCCGGACCCCTCCGAAAGGCGCCGGATGAAGGAAGGCATGGTCTTCACCATTGAACCGTTTCTGTCGATGGGTGCGCACTGGGCCGAGGGCGGCGACGACGACTGGACGCTCTACAGCGAACCACGGGCCCCTACGGTGCAGTACGAGCACACGGTCGTCGTGACGCGCGCCGGGCCGCTGGTGGTGACGCTGCCGGGCTGA
- a CDS encoding sugar kinase, with amino-acid sequence MAGSMLSIGECMVELMQAEGGMLRKGYAGDTFNTAYYARLFAPAGWTVEYLTAVGTDVVSDELLSFIDSTGVGTAHIARIEGRMPGLYMIHLKDGERSFSYWRSTSAAKLLADDPERLRAAIEKVDVVFFSGITLAILAPDAVETLLAELRRAKASGTRVVFDPNIRPRLWDDAARMRATLEAGARSATMVLPSYDDEATHFGDASIGATIERYRGLGVADIAVKDGANGVTLQFGEAERQHIPAASVSHVVDTTSAGDCFNGSFLARLAAGDSPADAAAFAARVAAAVIGHHGALVEREKLPDQCEK; translated from the coding sequence ATGGCCGGCAGCATGCTTTCAATCGGCGAATGCATGGTCGAACTGATGCAGGCGGAAGGAGGCATGCTGCGCAAGGGCTATGCGGGCGACACCTTCAACACCGCCTATTACGCCCGTCTGTTCGCACCGGCCGGATGGACCGTGGAGTATCTGACCGCCGTCGGAACCGACGTCGTGTCCGACGAGCTGTTGTCATTCATCGACAGCACCGGGGTCGGCACGGCGCATATCGCCAGGATCGAGGGCCGCATGCCGGGGCTCTACATGATCCACCTGAAGGACGGCGAGCGCAGCTTCTCCTATTGGCGCTCGACCTCGGCCGCCAAGCTGCTCGCCGACGATCCCGAGCGCTTGCGGGCGGCGATCGAAAAGGTCGACGTCGTCTTCTTCTCCGGAATCACGCTCGCAATCCTTGCGCCCGATGCAGTCGAAACATTGCTGGCGGAACTGCGGCGGGCAAAGGCGAGCGGCACGCGCGTCGTCTTCGATCCGAATATCCGCCCTCGCCTTTGGGACGACGCGGCTCGGATGCGGGCGACGCTCGAAGCCGGCGCGCGCTCAGCAACGATGGTGTTGCCGAGCTATGACGACGAGGCAACCCATTTCGGCGATGCGTCCATCGGCGCGACGATCGAACGCTACCGCGGCCTCGGCGTCGCAGACATTGCCGTCAAGGACGGCGCCAACGGCGTCACGCTGCAGTTCGGCGAAGCCGAGCGCCAGCATATTCCGGCCGCGTCTGTTTCTCATGTCGTCGACACCACCAGCGCCGGCGACTGCTTCAACGGTTCCTTCCTGGCGCGCCTCGCCGCCGGCGACAGCCCGGCCGACGCCGCCGCCTTCGCCGCCCGCGTCGCAGCAGCGGTGATCGGCCATCATGGGGCGCTGGTGGAACGCGAGAAGTTGCCGGATCAGTGCGAGAAATAG
- the der gene encoding ribosome biogenesis GTPase Der produces MSFTVAIVGRPNVGKSTLFNRLVGKKLALVDDTPGVTRDRRPGDAKLVDLKFRIIDTAGLEQSAPDSLQGRMWAQTEQAIDEADLSLFVIDAKAGLTPADETLAEMLRRRGKPVIVVANKSEARGSDGGFYDAFTLGLGEPCPISAEHGQGMLDLRDAIVAALGEERAFPPREDVAETDVDIRPAGAGGGEDEESEPAYDKTKPLRVAIVGRPNAGKSTLINRFLGEDRLLTGPEAGITRDSISVEWEWRGRTIKMFDTAGMRRKAKVQEKLEKLSVADALRAIRFAETVVIIFDATIPFEKQDLQIVDLVLREGRAAVLAFNKWDLVEDWQAVLADLREKTERLLPQARGIRAVPISGHTGYGLDRLMQAIIETDKVWNRRISTARLNRWLESQQVQHPPPAVSGRRLKLKYMTQVKARPPGFMISCTRPEAVPESYVRYLINGLRNDFDMPGVPIRVHFRAADNPFESKARKRR; encoded by the coding sequence ATGAGTTTCACCGTCGCCATCGTCGGGCGTCCCAATGTCGGCAAGTCGACCTTGTTCAACCGCCTGGTTGGCAAGAAGCTGGCGCTAGTCGATGACACGCCGGGGGTGACGCGCGACCGCCGCCCCGGCGACGCGAAGCTCGTCGACCTGAAGTTCCGGATCATCGACACCGCCGGTCTCGAGCAATCGGCGCCTGACAGCCTGCAGGGGCGGATGTGGGCGCAGACCGAACAGGCGATCGACGAGGCGGACCTGTCGCTGTTCGTCATCGACGCCAAGGCGGGCCTGACGCCGGCCGACGAAACGCTGGCCGAGATGCTGCGTCGGCGCGGCAAGCCGGTCATCGTCGTCGCCAACAAGTCCGAGGCGCGCGGCTCGGACGGTGGCTTCTATGATGCCTTCACGCTCGGCCTCGGCGAGCCGTGCCCGATCTCGGCCGAACATGGCCAGGGCATGCTCGATCTCCGCGATGCGATCGTCGCGGCACTCGGCGAAGAGAGAGCCTTCCCGCCCAGGGAAGACGTCGCCGAGACCGATGTCGATATCCGCCCGGCCGGTGCAGGCGGGGGGGAGGACGAAGAATCCGAACCAGCCTATGACAAGACCAAGCCGCTGCGCGTCGCGATCGTCGGCCGGCCGAATGCCGGCAAGTCGACGCTGATCAACCGCTTTCTCGGCGAAGACCGGCTGCTGACCGGCCCCGAAGCCGGCATCACCCGCGATTCCATCTCGGTCGAATGGGAATGGCGCGGCCGCACGATCAAGATGTTCGATACGGCCGGCATGCGCCGCAAGGCCAAGGTGCAGGAGAAACTGGAAAAGCTTTCGGTTGCCGACGCACTGCGGGCGATTCGCTTTGCCGAAACGGTGGTCATCATCTTCGACGCGACGATCCCCTTCGAGAAGCAGGATCTGCAGATCGTCGATCTGGTCTTGCGCGAAGGGCGCGCGGCGGTGCTCGCCTTCAACAAATGGGATCTGGTCGAGGACTGGCAGGCGGTGCTCGCGGATCTCCGCGAAAAGACCGAACGGCTGCTGCCGCAGGCCCGCGGCATCCGCGCCGTGCCGATTTCCGGCCATACGGGCTACGGGCTCGACCGGCTGATGCAGGCGATCATCGAAACCGACAAGGTCTGGAACCGGCGCATCTCGACGGCGCGGCTCAATCGCTGGCTGGAATCCCAGCAGGTGCAGCACCCGCCGCCGGCCGTCTCCGGCCGCCGCCTGAAGCTCAAATACATGACACAGGTGAAGGCTCGTCCGCCGGGCTTCATGATCTCCTGCACGCGCCCCGAGGCGGTGCCGGAATCCTATGTCCGCTACCTGATCAACGGCCTGCGCAACGATTTCGACATGCCAGGGGTGCCGATCCGCGTCCATTTCCGCGCTGCGGACAATCCTTTCGAGTCGAAGGCGCGCAAGAGGCGGTAG
- a CDS encoding MFS transporter, protein MAVAMGFGRFSYTPILPAMMADAGLSPADAGLIASANFVGYLAGAVLAAYGWAHGHERRIGLAALAATTLLLAAMGLSSSVLVYSIIRFLAGLASAFAMIFVSGIVLGQGLRAKSEHVPSVHFGGVGFGIALSSICVWAAPLAGAAGFSASQGDWFTGAGVALAGTVLVAALLPGSDHLGNGGGREAPLTWTRPLTVVTLTYGFFGFGYVITATFLVAMARDTSGGHSVEFLAWLITGVSAALSIYLWRFAVQRLGLAGVYAAGLLVEAVGLVLTVSLPVSVAPLVGGLMLGATFMMVTAYGLQIGRQLAPESPRRALAFMTAAFGIGQIIGPVVAGWLAERTGSFALPTLVAAAVLFCCGMVAVLEVRRIGAALAR, encoded by the coding sequence ATGGCGGTCGCGATGGGCTTCGGCCGCTTCTCCTACACGCCCATCCTGCCGGCGATGATGGCGGATGCCGGCCTGTCTCCGGCCGATGCCGGGCTGATCGCCTCGGCCAATTTCGTCGGCTATCTCGCAGGCGCGGTGCTTGCCGCCTATGGCTGGGCGCACGGGCACGAGCGGCGGATCGGTCTTGCGGCACTCGCCGCCACGACACTGCTGCTCGCGGCAATGGGGCTTAGCTCGTCGGTGCTCGTCTATTCGATCATCCGTTTCCTCGCCGGCCTGGCGAGCGCCTTTGCGATGATCTTCGTCTCCGGGATCGTGCTGGGGCAGGGGCTACGCGCAAAATCCGAACATGTGCCGTCGGTGCATTTCGGCGGTGTCGGCTTCGGCATTGCACTTTCGTCGATCTGTGTCTGGGCGGCGCCGCTCGCCGGGGCCGCCGGTTTCTCCGCCTCGCAGGGAGATTGGTTCACCGGCGCGGGTGTGGCGCTCGCCGGCACCGTTCTCGTTGCCGCCCTGCTGCCGGGCAGCGATCACCTGGGCAACGGCGGCGGGCGCGAGGCGCCGCTCACCTGGACGCGGCCGCTGACCGTCGTGACGCTCACCTATGGCTTCTTCGGCTTCGGCTACGTGATCACCGCGACCTTCCTCGTTGCGATGGCGCGCGACACAAGCGGCGGTCACAGCGTCGAATTTCTCGCCTGGCTGATCACCGGCGTCAGCGCTGCGCTGTCGATCTATCTGTGGCGTTTCGCCGTGCAGCGCCTCGGGCTTGCCGGCGTCTATGCCGCGGGGCTGCTGGTCGAGGCTGTCGGCCTCGTTCTGACCGTTTCCCTGCCGGTGTCCGTGGCGCCGCTTGTCGGCGGGCTGATGCTCGGCGCCACCTTCATGATGGTCACCGCCTATGGCCTGCAGATCGGCCGGCAGCTTGCACCGGAAAGCCCGCGCCGGGCGCTTGCCTTCATGACCGCCGCTTTCGGCATCGGCCAAATTATCGGGCCGGTGGTGGCGGGGTGGCTGGCGGAGCGGACCGGAAGTTTTGCGCTGCCGACCTTGGTGGCTGCCGCCGTGCTGTTCTGCTGTGGTATGGTGGCGGTGCTGGAAGTGCGCAGGATCGGGGCTGCTTTGGCACGCTGA